tttttcctcTATTTTTTAGcgctaaaaaaaaatatataattatcaaACGAGccttaaaattttgttttatgtacTCCTTTGCTTCCAGAGAATTGACACTTGATGCCCTACACGACCAGGTGCTGCTCTATCCGTTCACTAAATTGATATGGatatcttttatttgtttgttagGTAGAAGTCCAAAGATAGGAAATTGACTAGTTGCCAAAAGCAAACGTCCCAAAACAGCTTAATTTCATTGGAGGACATTTATCAAGCGGTAAGATGCATGAAGTGCTTGGTCTAATATGTTTATACTCTGAACAATTCAAAACACAACTATTTCATTTTAAAGTGTCAACTGcgtaaaagaacaaaaaagaacataagAGTACATGTACAAACAAAATTCTCTATAGATGaagatataatatatataaaaaaaggcatATTGGCACACCTATAAGGGTAGGTAGGGAGGCTAGTTGTAAATATAATTGACAAATATTATTCTTAGAAGATAGATTATGGATAAATTATTGAGTGATCAAgtcaaaaaaaaatggaaggagCAACTGATTCAGCCAAGACTTCCATACAAGACCAAAGACGCCATACTTTCTTTGGTTTTGAATAAAACATCttttccaataaaaaaaagggaaaaaaaaacaagaaagaaacagagaggGATAAGAGCCCAACAAGAGAAAGGggcccaacaaaaaaagagcGAAAGCTACCGGGAAAGGGCAGCAAGCCAACAGCCAACAAACCAAAACCAGGGTAACCAGCGGCAACCTTCAAGTCATTATGAAAATGAtttacacaaaaaatatatgaaattgaaagagcTAATATTGGGCATTtgtttaataataataatataaataccTTTCTGCTTTTAGCAATTGGGGAGAAAAAGGTGCAGATTTTCCTATACAGATGAGATTAAACGAATTGAAAATATGGAGCCTTCGAAGGTGATCCTTCCTTTTCAATTGAACTCTACTTTGACATTTGCAACAAAATCGCAGACTCCATATTTTTAATTCGAAAGGCGCCGTAAGAAATCCACAAGTATAAGGAGGGCGGGTAAGATTGAGAAAGCGATGGAGGCGCAGCAGACCAAATCAGTTGCAGTAACTATACTTCACAATGCCACCATCGTCACCATGGACCCCGACGCCCGAGTCTTCCGCAACGGTGGGGTCGTCATCGAGCGAGACGCAATCGTAGCCGTCGGTCAATCTTCCGATATTCTTCACCAGTTCTCTTCTCTCGCCCATCAGATTTTCGATCTCAACGGCCAAATCGTCCTCCCTGGTCCTCCCTCCCACTGGTTCATAATTtccatgtttatttttcaaaatactgaaataattgaaaatgtttaaaataGGATTGATCAACACGCACGTGCACACATCTCAGCAGCTGGGAAGAGGGATAGCCGATGATGTGGATTTGATGACTTGGTTGCACCATCGGATTTGGCCGTACGAGTCCAATATGAGCGAGGAAGATTCATATATTTCCACTCTGCTTTGTGGCATTGAGCTCATTCACTCTGGTGTAAgctttctcttttctattaggttttttaattttaatttgtttttgtttttgagttgCCACAAACTAGTGAGCTACAAATGCTGAATTTGAAGGCCTGTCATTGGCTTTCCTTGTTTGAATTTAGGTTACTTGTTTTGCTGAAGCAGGAGGGCAACATGCGTCAGGAATGGCAAGGGCAGTGGAGTTACTGGGCTTAAGGGCATGTTTGGCTGAATCCATCATGGACGCCGGTGACGGCTTGCCCGCTTCTTGGGCCAGTCGGAGCACCGATGATTGTATCCAGGTTTGAGCATATACTTCTTGACTAATGACATAACTTGTATTCTAAGTTACTCGGTTTTGGTTGGTTATGTTTAGCTGAAATTAATgttctcactcactcactcactgtTCAAACACTTTAAAAGAAGAGCTCACTCACTCACTGAAATTAATGTCCTCACTCACTCGGCACAGTCTCAAAAAGAGCTTTACAAGAAGCACCATAATACGGGAGATGGACGCATCAGAGTGTGGTTAGGAATTAGGCAAATTATGAATGCAACTGATGGATTACTGCTTGCAACAAGAGATACTGCCAAAGAACTGAAAACTGGCATTCACATGGTACTACTCATTTATCTCTCTACTTTCTAGGATACATTATGGTTGATGTTGAAATTTAACATTCACTAAACTCATGTTTCCAATGCTTAGCATGTTGCAGAGATAGCATATGAGAATCAATTTGTGACAGAGACGAGAAAAGTTGACCATGGAACAGTCACGCACTTGGAGAAGATACAGTTTCTTCAGGACAATTTGCTAGCGGCTCATACAGTTTGGGTTAACCATGCTGAGGTGAGTTGCTGTTTCTATTCTTGTGTTGAACTAATGCAAATTTGGTAGAACTCATCAAAtggtttttcttgtttgtacTGTCTTATACACAAAATAAGAGTAGGATGAGGCTTGTGTTTGTCTAACAGTTAGACCTTATGAGTTTTCAAGCCTGTGAAGTGTTATTTATGCTATTATATTGGTTAAAATCTTGTTCTTATATTGTAAATTGGTATGTAACTCTTATTCTGTATGTTTAGATTGATTGCCTTTCAAGGGGCGGGGTCAAAGTATCTCACTGCCCCGCTGCTGCAATGCGAATGCTTGGATTTGCACCTATTAGAGAGATGCTTGATGCTGGCATCTGTGTCTCTTTGGGAACAGATGGGGCGCCCTCAAATAATAGAATGAGCATAGGTTGCTTTCCTGATTATTCTTGCACCTCTTCCTTATTTCTGGGTTTGAACGTTGGAAAATTTAATGTTTGGACCTGGAATTTCATGCTTgaattttcttccttccagTTGATGAGATGTACCTGGCTTCTCTGATTAACAAAGGACGGGAAGTTCATACAAATGGGACAACTGATCCTACCGCTCTTCCTGCTGAAACAGTTCTCAAGCTGGCGACTATAAATGGGGCAAAATCAGTACTCTGGGATGATGAAATAGGATCCCTTGAGGTTGGGAAAAAGGTTGGACTTTTGGCTCTGTTTAGTTTCTCGTGTCTTTCTTCATCTCTCATACAACTTTCTCTTTTACTTAAGTCACAACATATGCATTCGTTATATCCCAAGTTCccaacaaattaatatttttaaaaaggctGATTAGCTTCCTTATTCCATGATATGGCAGGCTGACTTGGTTGTTATCAATCCTTCCTCTTGGACCATGGTTCCTCTCCATGACAGGTAAGAACCTTCCTCAAAGGAGTGATCCTTAAAATTCATATATGAAGAAAGATCTTCTAACTGGCTTCTAACAATTTGTATCCTAGTATGTTGCGGATTATGCATGTGTCTAATATTCTTATACAGACTTTTTGACAGTTTCCATTATCATGACTCATGATCAATGGGATAGTTCAAGATTTATGGACTAATGTGTGGCCATCAGTCAGGATTACGCTTTTCTAAGTCATTGTTTGGGTTTTCAGTGGATATGGTTCCAATCTAATAAGcgataaattcataaaatttagcTCCATTTCT
The window above is part of the Prunus dulcis chromosome 1, ALMONDv2, whole genome shotgun sequence genome. Proteins encoded here:
- the LOC117638879 gene encoding 5-methylthioadenosine/S-adenosylhomocysteine deaminase-like is translated as MEAQQTKSVAVTILHNATIVTMDPDARVFRNGGVVIERDAIVAVGQSSDILHQFSSLAHQIFDLNGQIVLPGLINTHVHTSQQLGRGIADDVDLMTWLHHRIWPYESNMSEEDSYISTLLCGIELIHSGVTCFAEAGGQHASGMARAVELLGLRACLAESIMDAGDGLPASWASRSTDDCIQSQKELYKKHHNTGDGRIRVWLGIRQIMNATDGLLLATRDTAKELKTGIHMHVAEIAYENQFVTETRKVDHGTVTHLEKIQFLQDNLLAAHTVWVNHAEIDCLSRGGVKVSHCPAAAMRMLGFAPIREMLDAGICVSLGTDGAPSNNRMSIVDEMYLASLINKGREVHTNGTTDPTALPAETVLKLATINGAKSVLWDDEIGSLEVGKKADLVVINPSSWTMVPLHDSISSLVYCMRTENVVSVMCNGEWIMQDKKILNVDEEEVLSKAKDASAELLKRAGIKIPSRMNFL